Proteins found in one Muntiacus reevesi chromosome 2, mMunRee1.1, whole genome shotgun sequence genomic segment:
- the SPATA2 gene encoding spermatogenesis-associated protein 2 has product MGKPSSMDAKYKDDLFRKYVQFHEGQGDATPGSDESLRAAASTLLSLHKVDPFYRFRLIQFYEVVESSLRSLRSSSLRALRCAFGVLETVGVNLFLCPWKKEFRSIKTYTGPFVYYVKSTLLEEDIRAILSYMGYVPELGTAYRLKELVETLQVKMVSFELFLAKVECEQMLEIHSQVKDKGYTELDVVSERRGSAEDARGCAEALRRRAEAREPLSASMARMVLQKSASERAAKDYYKPRVTKPSRSVDAYDSYWESRKPPLKTSLSLRKEPAAAEPGDELKDEIVRPPPSLLTVASSPHGGADDLPAPAPSNGLGLLRSPYLPGPDDVDLYTDAEPRAAYRRQDALRPDVWLLRSDAHAGYHKRSPPAKESALSKCQNCGLACSAALCQRCDSLLACSPAAKPSAFPGKASGHDSLAHGAALREKYSGQTQGLERPPHLHAKSKPPTAATSRCGFCNRPGAANTCTQCSKVSCDACLSAYHYDPCCKKSELHKFMPNNQLNYKATQFSHLVYR; this is encoded by the exons ATGGGGAAGCCCAGTTCAATGGATGCAAAATACAAGGATGACTTGTTCCGGAAGTACGTGCAGTTCCACGAGGGCCAAGGGGACGCCACCCCCGGCAGTGATGAGTCCCTGCGGGCGGCAGCCTCCACCCTGCTCAGCCTGCACAAGGTGGACCCCTTTTATCGATTCCGGCTGATCCAGTTCTATGAGGTGGTGGAAAGCTCCCTGCGCTCGCTCCGCTCTTCCAGTCTGCGGGCGCTGCGCTGCGCCTTCGGCGTGCTCGAAACGGTGGGCGTCAACCTCTTCCTCTGCCCCTGGAAGAAggagttcagaagcatcaag ACCTACACGGGCCCCTTCGTGTACTACGTCAAGTCAACGTTACTGGAGGAGGACATCCGAGCCATCCTGAGCTACATGGGCTACGTGCCCGAGCTGGGGACCGCCTACAGGCTCAAAGAGCTGGTCGAGACGCTGCAAGTGAAGATGGTCTCCTTCGAACTCTTTCTGGCCAAGGTGGAGTGCGAGCAGATGCTGGAGATCCACTCGCAGGTCAAGGACAAGGGCTACACGGAGCTGGACGTGGTGAGCGAGCGCCGGGGCAGCGCGGAGGACGCGCGGGGGTGCGCGGAGGCCCTGCGGCGGCGCGCCGAGGCCCGCGAGCCGCTGTCGGCCTCCATGGCGCGCATGGTGCTGCAGAAGTCGGCCAGCGAGCGGGCGGCCAAGGACTACTACAAGCCCCGCGTGACCAAGCCCTCGCGGTCGGTGGACGCCTACGACAGCTACTGGGAGAGCCGGAAGCCTCCCCTGAAGACCTCGCTGAGCCTGCGGAAGGAGCCGGCGGCCGCCGAGCCTGGAGATGAGCTCAAGGACGAGATCGTCCGCCCGCCGCCCTCGCTCCTGACCGTGGCCAGCTCCCCGCACGGCGGCGCCGACGACCTGCCCGCCCCCGCGCCCAGCAATGGGCTCGGCCTGCTGCGCAGCCCCTACCTGCCCGGCCCGGACGACGTGGATCTGTACACGGACGCGGAGCCCCGGGCCGCCTACCGGAGGCAGGACGCCCTGCGGCCCGACGTCTGGCTGCTGAGAAGCGACGCCCACGCCGGCTACCACAAGCGCTCGCCCCCCGCCAAAGAGTCCGCCCTCTCCAAGTGCCAGAACTGCGGCCTGGCCTGCAGCGCCGCCCTCTGCCAGCGCTGCGACAGCCTGCTGGCCTGCTCCCCGGCCGCCAAGCCCAGCGCCTTCCCCGGCAAGGCCTCCGGCCACGACAGCCTGGCCCACGGGGCCGCCCTGCGGGAGAAGTACTCGGGCCAGACTCAGGGCCTCGAGCGGCCGCCGCACCTCCACGCCAAGTCCAAGCCGCCCACCGCCGCCACCTCCCGCTGCGGCTTCTGCAACCGCCCGGGGGCCGCCAACACCTGCACGCAGTGTTCCAAAGTCTCCTGCGACGCCTGCCTCAGCGCCTACCATTACGACCCCTGCTGCAAAAAGAGCGAGCTGCACAAGTTCATGCCCAACAACCAGCTGAACTACAAGGCCACCCAGTTCTCCCATCTCGTGTACAGATAG
- the RNF114 gene encoding E3 ubiquitin-protein ligase RNF114, translated as MAAQAQAQARDGGAQLAGPAAEADPLGRFTCPVCLEVYEKPVQVPCGHIFCSACLQECLKPKKPVCGVCRSTLAPGVRAVELERQIESTETSCHGCRKNFFLSKIRAHVATCSKYQNYIMEGVKATTKDASLQPRSVPNRYTFPCPYCPEKNFDQEGLVEHCKLSHSTDTKSVVCPICASMPWGDPNYRSANFIEHLQRRHQFSYDTFVDYDVDEEDMINQVLQRSIIDQ; from the exons ATGGCGGCGCAGGCGCAGGCCCAGGCCCGTGATGGTGGTGCGCAGCTGGCAGGACCCGCGGCAGAGGCCGACCCCCTGGGCCGCTTCACATGTCCCGTGTGCCTGGAGGTGTACGAGAAGCCGGTGCAGGTGCCCTGCGGACACAT CTTTTGCTCTGCATGCCTGCAGGAATGTCTGAAGCCGAAGAAGCCTGTCTGTGGGGTGTGTCGCAGCACTCTGGCACCTGGCGTCCGAGCCGTGGAGCTCGAGCGGCAGATTGAGAGCACAGAGACTTCTTGCCATGGCTGCCGTAAAAAT TTCTTCCTGTCCAAGATCCGGGCACATGTGGCTACCTGTTCCAAATACCAGAATTACATTATGGAAGGTGTGAAGGCCACCACCAAGGACGCGTCTCTTCAGCCAAG AAGTGTCCCAAACCGTTATACTTTTCCTTGTCCTTACTGTCCTGAGAAGAATTTTGATCAAGAAGGACTTGTGGAACACTGCAAGTTATCCCATAGCACGGACACCAAATCTGTG GTGTGTCCCATATGTGCCTCGATGCCCTGGGGAGACCCCAACTACCGCAGCGCCAACTTCATCGAGCACCTGCAGCGCCGGCACCAGTTCTCCTACGACACCTTCGTG GATTACGACGTGGATGAGGAAGACATGATAAACCAGGTGCTGCAGCGCTCCATCATCGACCAGTGA